One Streptomyces lincolnensis genomic region harbors:
- a CDS encoding NAD(P)/FAD-dependent oxidoreductase, producing MNRTKALSDAQPVPYWLDDPEKPRPEPALTGAETCDLLVVGGGYSGLWTALNAKERDPRRDVVLLEGREVGWAASGRNGGFCAASLTHGLANGLTRWPREIHRLQELGARNLDEIEKAVARHDLDCDFERTGEIDVATEPYQARELRDWYEEMRRQGLADGVDLLDAEAVREQVDSPTFEAGLWDRRGVAMLHPAKLAWGLKRACLRLGVRLYEHTPALDLKPYGAGMAVRTPYGSVRARKVALGTNIFPSLVRRVRAYTVPVYDYALMTEPLTAGQREAIGWRNRQGFGDSANQFHYFRLSADHRILWGGYDAVYPYGGRVRAEYDDRPETYAKLAEHFFTCFPQLEDVRFTHAWGGAIDTCSRFSAFFGTAHHGKVAYAAGYTGLGVGATRFGADVMLDLLAGERTERTSLEMVRRKPLPFPPEPFAWTGIALTKWSLARADAHGGRRNLWLRTMDRLGLGFDS from the coding sequence GTGAACCGGACCAAGGCACTGTCGGACGCCCAGCCGGTCCCGTACTGGCTGGACGACCCCGAAAAGCCCCGCCCCGAACCCGCGCTCACCGGCGCCGAGACCTGTGACCTGCTGGTCGTCGGCGGCGGCTACAGCGGACTGTGGACCGCGCTGAACGCCAAGGAGCGCGACCCGCGACGGGACGTCGTCCTGCTGGAGGGCCGCGAGGTGGGCTGGGCCGCCTCCGGCCGCAACGGCGGCTTCTGCGCCGCCTCCCTCACCCACGGTCTGGCCAACGGACTGACCCGCTGGCCCCGGGAGATCCACCGGCTCCAGGAGCTGGGCGCCCGCAACCTCGACGAGATCGAGAAGGCGGTCGCCCGGCACGACCTGGACTGCGACTTCGAGCGCACCGGTGAGATCGACGTGGCGACCGAGCCGTACCAGGCGAGGGAACTGCGCGACTGGTACGAGGAGATGCGGCGCCAGGGCCTCGCCGACGGCGTCGACCTCCTGGACGCCGAAGCGGTGCGGGAACAAGTCGACTCACCGACATTCGAGGCGGGCCTGTGGGACCGCCGGGGCGTGGCCATGCTCCACCCCGCCAAGCTCGCCTGGGGCCTGAAGCGGGCCTGCCTGCGCCTCGGCGTCCGCCTCTACGAGCACACCCCCGCGCTCGATCTGAAGCCCTACGGCGCCGGCATGGCCGTACGCACTCCCTACGGCTCGGTCCGTGCCCGCAAGGTGGCGCTCGGCACCAACATCTTCCCGAGCCTGGTCAGACGCGTCCGGGCGTACACCGTGCCGGTCTACGACTACGCGCTGATGACCGAGCCGCTGACCGCCGGGCAACGGGAGGCGATCGGCTGGCGCAACCGCCAGGGCTTCGGGGACAGCGCCAACCAGTTCCACTACTTCCGGCTGTCCGCCGACCACCGGATCCTGTGGGGCGGTTACGACGCCGTGTACCCCTACGGCGGCCGGGTGCGGGCCGAGTACGACGACCGACCGGAGACGTACGCCAAGCTCGCCGAGCACTTCTTCACCTGCTTCCCGCAACTGGAGGACGTCCGCTTCACGCACGCCTGGGGCGGCGCGATCGACACCTGCTCGCGCTTCTCGGCGTTCTTCGGCACCGCCCACCACGGCAAGGTGGCGTACGCGGCCGGGTACACGGGCCTGGGTGTGGGCGCGACCCGTTTCGGCGCCGACGTGATGCTCGACCTGCTGGCGGGGGAGCGCACCGAGCGGACCTCGCTGGAGATGGTCCGCAGGAAGCCGCTGCCCTTCCCGCCGGAGCCCTTCGCCTGGACCGGCATCGCGCTCACCAAGTGGTCGCTGGCCCGGGCGGACGCTCATGGCGGCCGGCGCAACCTGTGGCTGCGGACCATGGACCGGCTCGGGCTCGGCTTCGACAGCTGA
- a CDS encoding ABC transporter permease has translation MPFLNWLKRHFVVIAGLLTLGYLLLPNVVVTVFSFNRPKGRFNYEWQQFSTDAWKDPCGVSDLCGSLSVSLQIAFWATLGATALGTLIAFALVRYRFRARGAVNSLIFLPMAMPEVVMAASLLTLFLNMGAQLGFWTILIAHIMFCLSFVVTAVKARVMSMDPRLEQAAQDLYAGPFQTFIRVTLPIAAPGIAAGALLAFALSFDDFIITNFNAGSTVTFPMFVWGSAQRGTPVQINVIGTAMFLVAVLLVLASMVISNRRNRQKA, from the coding sequence ATGCCCTTCCTCAACTGGCTCAAGCGCCACTTCGTCGTCATCGCGGGACTGCTGACCCTCGGCTATCTCCTGCTGCCGAACGTCGTCGTCACGGTGTTCTCCTTCAACAGACCGAAGGGGCGCTTCAACTACGAGTGGCAGCAGTTCTCCACGGACGCCTGGAAGGACCCGTGCGGGGTCTCCGACCTGTGCGGCTCCCTGTCGGTCAGCCTCCAGATCGCCTTCTGGGCGACGCTCGGCGCGACCGCCCTCGGCACGCTGATCGCCTTCGCGCTGGTCCGCTACCGCTTCCGCGCCCGGGGCGCCGTCAACTCGCTGATCTTCCTGCCGATGGCGATGCCCGAGGTCGTCATGGCGGCCTCGCTGCTCACCCTGTTCCTCAACATGGGCGCCCAGCTGGGCTTCTGGACGATCCTCATCGCCCACATCATGTTCTGCCTGAGCTTCGTCGTCACGGCGGTGAAGGCGAGGGTGATGTCGATGGACCCACGGCTGGAACAAGCGGCCCAGGACCTGTACGCGGGCCCCTTCCAGACCTTCATCAGGGTCACACTCCCGATCGCCGCTCCCGGAATCGCGGCGGGCGCGCTGCTCGCCTTCGCGCTCTCCTTCGACGACTTCATCATCACCAACTTCAACGCGGGCTCGACCGTCACCTTCCCCATGTTCGTCTGGGGTTCGGCCCAGCGCGGCACGCCCGTCCAGATCAACGTCATCGGTACGGCCATGTTCCTCGTCGCCGTGCTGCTGGTCCTGGCCTCCATGGTCATCAGCAATCGCCGCAACAGACAAAAGGCATAG
- a CDS encoding ABC transporter permease, translated as MATLTEAPPPLTPTAPEKKPPRRRGRFTPYWLLLPGILWLLVFFALPMIYQASTSVQTGSLEEGYKVTWHFVTYWDALSEYWPQFLRSVAYAAAATVLCLVLGYPLAYLIAFRAGRWRNLIMILVIAPFFTSFLIRTLAWKTILADGGPVVGALNTLHVLDVTNWLGWTAGDRVLATPLAVVCGLTYNFLPFMILPLYTSLERIDGRLHEAAGDLYARPITVFRKVTFPLSMPGVVSGTLLTFIPAAGDYVNADLLGSTDTRMIGNVIQSQFLRILDYPTAAALSFILMAAILVMVTVYIRRSGTEDLV; from the coding sequence ATGGCGACGCTCACCGAGGCGCCGCCGCCTCTCACCCCGACGGCTCCCGAGAAGAAGCCCCCGCGCAGAAGAGGCCGCTTCACGCCGTACTGGCTGCTGCTGCCCGGCATCCTGTGGCTGCTGGTCTTCTTCGCGCTGCCGATGATCTACCAGGCCTCCACGTCCGTGCAGACGGGCTCCCTGGAGGAGGGCTACAAGGTCACCTGGCACTTCGTGACCTACTGGGACGCGCTGAGCGAGTACTGGCCGCAGTTCCTGCGCTCGGTCGCCTACGCGGCCGCCGCGACGGTGCTGTGTCTGGTGCTCGGCTACCCGCTGGCGTACCTCATCGCCTTCCGCGCGGGCCGCTGGCGGAACCTGATCATGATCCTGGTGATCGCGCCGTTCTTCACCAGCTTCCTGATCCGCACCCTCGCCTGGAAGACGATCCTCGCGGACGGCGGCCCGGTCGTCGGCGCCCTCAACACGCTGCACGTCCTGGACGTCACCAACTGGCTCGGCTGGACGGCCGGCGACCGGGTGCTGGCCACACCGCTCGCCGTCGTGTGCGGTCTGACGTACAACTTCCTGCCGTTCATGATCCTGCCGCTCTACACGTCGCTGGAGCGCATCGACGGACGGCTGCACGAGGCGGCCGGCGACCTGTACGCCAGACCGATCACCGTCTTCCGCAAGGTCACCTTCCCGCTGTCGATGCCGGGCGTGGTCTCCGGGACGCTGCTGACCTTCATCCCGGCGGCCGGCGACTACGTCAACGCGGACCTGCTCGGCTCCACCGACACCCGCATGATCGGAAACGTCATCCAGTCCCAGTTCCTGCGGATTCTCGACTATCCGACGGCGGCGGCACTCTCCTTCATCCTCATGGCCGCGATCCTCGTCATGGTCACGGTCTACATCCGCAGGTCCGGCACGGAGGATCTGGTCTAG
- a CDS encoding phosphatase PAP2 family protein, whose amino-acid sequence MRDTPRPRETAGDLRSGPPQLRSGRALAHTNGASGSGSPHRSDSRPPQTPRGARPSDPFGRPGTTPPVPGRPTSLFFLLGLPALLFALITWQVVADGPLLRVDEGLSRALVHPDRASELLADLGNIQVAVPVLAVALVYTAWRSRRMGTDRWWVAPLAAALLMVLVPALVVPLKELTDRPGTPVVPPATGYYPSGHTATAAVAYGGATLLLLPWLRSTAARRLLLALCAALVLGVSFGLVRRGYHWPLDVVASWCLCAVLLSSLWLFLGRGTPGRPQR is encoded by the coding sequence ATGAGAGATACACCCCGTCCGCGGGAAACCGCGGGCGATCTCAGGTCGGGGCCTCCCCAGCTTCGATCTGGTCGTGCCCTCGCGCACACAAACGGAGCCTCCGGCTCCGGATCTCCTCACCGATCGGACAGTCGCCCGCCCCAAACCCCCCGGGGCGCGCGACCATCCGATCCGTTCGGCCGCCCCGGAACCACCCCCCCTGTTCCGGGGCGGCCGACCTCCCTCTTCTTCCTTCTCGGGCTTCCGGCCCTCCTCTTCGCGCTGATCACCTGGCAGGTCGTGGCCGACGGCCCGCTGCTGCGCGTGGACGAGGGCCTCAGCCGTGCCCTGGTCCATCCGGACCGGGCCTCCGAACTCCTCGCCGACCTCGGCAACATCCAGGTCGCGGTCCCGGTCCTGGCGGTGGCCCTGGTGTACACGGCCTGGCGCTCCCGCCGTATGGGTACAGACCGATGGTGGGTCGCGCCCCTCGCGGCGGCCCTCCTGATGGTTCTGGTCCCGGCGCTGGTCGTCCCCCTCAAGGAGCTCACCGACCGTCCCGGCACCCCTGTCGTGCCGCCCGCCACCGGCTACTACCCCTCAGGGCACACCGCCACGGCCGCCGTCGCCTACGGCGGCGCGACTCTGCTGCTGCTCCCCTGGCTCCGCTCGACGGCAGCCCGCCGTCTGCTCCTCGCCCTGTGTGCCGCCCTCGTCCTGGGCGTGTCCTTCGGTCTGGTCCGCCGCGGCTACCACTGGCCGCTGGACGTGGTGGCCAGTTGGTGTCTGTGTGCGGTGCTGCTCTCGTCGCTGTGGCTGTTCCTCGGGCGGGGGACGCCCGGCCGGCCGCAGAGGTAG